A window of Hemibagrus wyckioides isolate EC202008001 linkage group LG03, SWU_Hwy_1.0, whole genome shotgun sequence contains these coding sequences:
- the hps1 gene encoding Hermansky-Pudlak syndrome 1 protein, translated as MKCLLVATESAEVLFYWTDQEFEQNIKKQYGTSQEESGRPPAFADSINTLFAPIIISCSTMVDRLGDGYTSFSTENGHIYALHQFEECLYIAVNGDGEETDEDLKRKIFVLKKFTEILFGMVTLSSSLFRKELRPPDTEQRNRVWKKLQRLLETYSRLREQDQSFLVEAVERIIHPTLCEQCIEFLERRLVQQMNNSTERAGEEVLHAFILVHTKLLAFYSSRNASTLSSSDLLALITIVQDLYPSNLELDETPSEEVDSISAPDIFYTPEPSPVKRDSGHLSNDSAPVFQFVDPDIQIAEDSLQTLQLPVSDPMTPTRVFLEATFKEGFFPMMPHSMYCLPLWPGITLVLLTKIPNSQVAMSVYMLLEAFAKLEKRLNEGSEGTAALRGQSPIQELRNRVDKFIRMLTSMDILTAQLQNTWSEFKNKAFTRSGPGITKALLPMCRNIRTQLCGVYQQCFAAMCMGGNQRLATTLQERALNMMQEKLMDWKDFLLVKSKRNITMVSYLEEFPGLVHFIYVDRMAGQMIAPSLSMNESSASELGKGPIAHFIKNKLWSLVATTRHYLQKGYTTVTLRDGDFYFCYFLWFENETGYKLEVVDIPNLPDDSAPIGMLAWDYYRKLLRFYSKSHQNELVKCYELLTVHLGVVPTEYILQHCSQLARKLWEPSRIPLL; from the exons ATGAAGTGCCTTCTGGTTGCTACAGAAAGTGCTGAGGTCCTTTTCTACTGGACTGACCAAGAGTTTGAGCAGAATATTAAGAAGCAATATGGAACGTCGCAAGAGGAGAGTGGACGA CCTCCAGCCTTTGCAGATAGTATCAACACACTGTTTGCCCCAATCATCATCTCATGTAGCACTATGGTTGACCGACTGGGGGACGGCTACACCTCTTTTAGCACGGAAAATGGTCACATCTATGCACTTCATCAG TTTGAAGAATGTTTGTATATTGCCGTGAATGGGGACGGTGAGGAGACCGATGAGGATCTAAAAAGAAAGATCTTCGTACTGAAGAAATTTACAGAGATCCTGTTTGGCATGGTTACCCTCAGCAGCTCCCTCTTCAGAAAAGA ATTGCGGCCTCCAGACACAGAGCAGAGAAACCGTGTATGGAAAAAGCTGCAGAGACTCCTTGAAACGTACAGCCGCTTACGAGAGCAGGACCAAAGTTTTCTAGTTGAG GCTGTTGAGAGGATAATCCACCCCACGCTGTGTGAGCAGTGCATTGAGTTTTTGGAGCGGAGACTAGTGCAGCAAATGAACAACAGtacagagagagcaggagaagaGGTGCTGCATGCCTTCATACTTGTGCACACCAAATTATTAGCTTTCTATTCAAG TCGTAATGCAAGCACTCTTAGTTCTTCTGACCTGCTAGCACTGATCACTATTGTGCAAGATCTTTATCCCAGTAACCTTGAGCTTGATGAAACTCCTTCTGAG GAGGTGGACAGCATATCAGCTCCTGATATTTTCTATACTCCAGAGCCTTCTCCCGTCAAGCGAGACTCAG GTCATCTGAGTAATGACAGTGCTCCTGTCTTCCAGTTTGTGGATCCTGATATTCAG ATCGCTGAAGACAGTCTACAGACTCTTCAACTACCAGTGTCTGACCCCATGACTCCAACCAGAGTATTCCTGGAAGCAACATTTAAGGAAGGTTTCTTTCCCATGATGCCTCATTCCATGTATTGTTTACCTCTGTGGCCTGGAATTACGCTAGTGCTGCTGACCAAG ATTCCTAACAGCCAGGTGGCCATGTCTGTTTACATGTTACTGGAGGCCTTTGCTAAGCTCGAAAAGAGGCTGAATGAAGGTTCAGAAGGTACAGCGGCCTTGCGAGGTCAATCCCCAATCCAGGAACTCCGTAACAGAGTGGACAAGTTTATCAGAATGCTGACCAGCATGGACATCCTG ACCGCTCAACTTCAAAACACCTGGTCAGAGTTCAAGAACAAGGCATTTACCCGGTCAGGACCTGGCATCACAAAAGC GTTGTTGCCTATGTGTCGCAACATTAGGACTcagctgtgtggtgtttatcaGCAGTGTtttgcagccatgtgtatgggTGGTAATCAACGTCTGGCCACTACACTTCAGGAGAGGGCACTGAACATGATGCA AGAAAAACTGATGGACTGGAAGGACTTTCTGTTGGTGAAGAGTAAGAGAAATATAACCATGGTGT CTTACCTGGAGGAATTCCCGGGTCTTGTCCATTTCATTTATGTGGATCGCATGGCAGGACAAATGATTGCGCCATCTCTGAGCATGAACGAGAGCTCTGCTTCAGAGCTGGGAAAAGGTCCTATagcacattttattaaaaacaag CTGTGGAGTCTTGTGGCAACAACAAGGCATTATTTGCAGAAAGGCTATACCACTGTGACTCTACGAGATGGAGACTTCTACTTCTGCTACTTTTTGTGGTTTGAGAATGAAACA GGTTACAAGCTAGAGGTGGTAGATATTCCTAACCTTCCTGATGACTCAGCTCCAATAGGAATGCTCGCCTGGGATTATTACAG GAAGCTGCTGCGCTTCTACAGTAAGAGTCACCAGAACGAGCTGGTAAAGTGTTATGAGCTGCTGACCGTGCACCTCGGTGTTGTCCCTACTGAGTACATCCTTCAGCATTGCAGCCAGCTGGCCCGAAAGCTGTGGGAGCCATCGCGCATTCCGCTCTTATGA